The Paracholeplasma brassicae genome includes the window CTACAAACCATCTTTTGTAGAGTGTTTGTGCTAATTCTTCCAGATTTTTATTGATTTTATTGTTTAGTTCAATTTTGTCATCAAGAGACGAGAGGATGTTTGCTATTGCTTTTTGCTTATCAAGAGATGGCAGTCTATATATTAAGTCATATAGTGTATTTTCTTGAACTCTTTGCCTACCTGAAGTCCCTGTCATTGATGCGATTGCGTTGTCTCTAAATAAAGTGCTTGTTGAAAAATAATAAACAAACTGTGGATATGAAACCCCAGATTTTGCTCTTAAAACTATAAACTCTGTTGAACCAAATGCAATTTCGCCTTTATTCAAATGATTTATATACGCGGTTTTCCCGTTTTCTAAACTTGGAGTTATTCTTGCTACAATAGTATCATTGTTTTGAAATTTGGCCCCTCCGTTATAGGGCTCATAGGTATTTGAATAAACATCTCTCGTAAATGGAGTTAAACTCTCCATGGGAATTTTCCTTGCTATGGTCCCCTTTCTCAAGGTTAATTTTGGATTAAATTCGATAAAATCAATTATTCTAGTGTCTTTATAGCTCATAACCAATACCCCTTAAGTTCTCTTTAATCTTTTCCTCAAGAGATTTAGATTCTTCAAATAACTCAGAAAGTTCAGATGTTAGTTTATCCATCTTTTCGTCAAATGGAATACCATCATCTTCAACCTCTTCAATGCCCACGTATCTTCCAGGGGTTAAAACATAATCGTGTGATCTAATTTCATCGAGTGTTGCTGATTTACAGAAACCATCAATATCTTGATAGTCTTTATTGTCTCTCCAAGCGTGATAGGTTGAATAGATCTTTTCACTTTCTTCATCTGTTAGTTCTCGGTGTTTTCTTGTTTCCATATAGCCCATCTTACGAGCATCAATGAACAAGACTTTGTCTTTTCTGCCATTTTTATTCTTTGAAACAAACCATAATGATACCGGAATTGATACATCATAAAAGAGTTGTGAAGGCATTGCTACTATACAGTCAACTAATCCTTCATCAAGTATCTTCTTTCTAATATCAAACTCTTCTGATCTAGATGTCGATAAAGAACCGTTCGCTAAAACAAACCCCGCGATACCTCTTGGGCTTAATTTAGAAATTATGTGAGAAATCCAAGCGTAGTTAGCATTCGTTGCTGGCGGTGTACCCCATTGCCATCTGCTATCGCCAATTAAATGTTGTTGTCCCCAATCTTTAATATTGAATGGTGGGTTTGCAAGTATATAATCAGCTCTTAGTGTCTTATGTTGGTCGTTGGTGAATGTGTCAGCGTCTCTTTCACCAAGATTTGCATCAATACCTCGGATAGCTAGATTCATCTTAGCTAATCGCCAAGTGGTTGCTACATACTCTTGTCCGTAGACTGAAATGTCGCCAATTTTACCTTGGTGTTCTTGAACAAACTTAGCTGATTGAACAAACATACCTCCAGAACCACAAGCAGGATCGTATACCCTACCTTGATATGGTTCAATCATATTAACAAGCAACTTAACAATCGAAGGTGGTGTGTAGAACTCACCTTCAGTTGTTCCAAATTTTTTTAAAAAGTATTCATAGACACGACCGAGCACATCCTTCGATTGTGCTTCTTTTGA containing:
- a CDS encoding type I restriction-modification system subunit M — its product is MDSVNLGFEDKLWQMADKLRGNIESSEYKHVILGLVFLKYISDSFEERYNEIKKSFPGMEEDRDAYEAENVFFVPMEARWDYIKSQAKQPTIGQIIDNAMVLIERENAKTLKGVLPKNYARPELDKTRLGELIDLFSFNVGSKEAQSKDVLGRVYEYFLKKFGTTEGEFYTPPSIVKLLVNMIEPYQGRVYDPACGSGGMFVQSAKFVQEHQGKIGDISVYGQEYVATTWRLAKMNLAIRGIDANLGERDADTFTNDQHKTLRADYILANPPFNIKDWGQQHLIGDSRWQWGTPPATNANYAWISHIISKLSPRGIAGFVLANGSLSTSRSEEFDIRKKILDEGLVDCIVAMPSQLFYDVSIPVSLWFVSKNKNGRKDKVLFIDARKMGYMETRKHRELTDEESEKIYSTYHAWRDNKDYQDIDGFCKSATLDEIRSHDYVLTPGRYVGIEEVEDDGIPFDEKMDKLTSELSELFEESKSLEEKIKENLRGIGYEL